The Oryzias melastigma strain HK-1 linkage group LG6, ASM292280v2, whole genome shotgun sequence genome includes a window with the following:
- the cdhr5b gene encoding cadherin-related family member 5 isoform X1, whose product MDGTSRFALVTVFSLWFFILSLESSEAADICSVPSSPINFPENNEVDDVVTTITVEAGVTLALKSPSDPDYPFRLDGNQLRAARVLDYETTSSYAVEILCTKTETGLLFPLNIVVLLENMNDNPPVFDQTLYQKEITELSPIGSAVGRFAATDLDQHSRLYYTLTSEPTGFILQSPTNPEILVDAHLDYDTVKEYQLKLEVQDTDFASAPDGPSFSATTTIQITLSDGDNRPPWFQPCTKYVVGRAVICESAGYTGRVNLNEQETGVLSLKPGPVNAIDGDTGINEEITYGFLSGNDDGLFAINPSTGDITMLRSADVLGEVNLLVMAAQKNNVDQFATTQVVISVQVKSLHVPQFQKPLYEGLITSMGSVAVDQDKKALQILATDEDYAGVQGINPYITYSVEENNDFVIVNGFLFLINDVEDNTFHLTVVAKDTTNDETATAQLVMEVKIGISTSALPQSTTDIPTTTPGVNVNTVPPGGFRVGDMAALGATLGVLLLVCLVVIGVLFHRMKKDKGNWRKIYEASMFRSSLGNGPSDPKEAIQYTNEAFQRDEGGDGVDSGGPAGGLNAKADERPAQGSHYDKIISARLQSLQAQDTSDTDSHKADSEKEVKPILTKERRGEDGYKSVWFKEDIDPNAKEEVVIIPDNNEHDSEEEDNKPRIRDDDDDEEEGTSYKRKVGFADADLDSGLGVKIGDPGEDSESDRASNTSL is encoded by the exons ATGGACGGCACTTCGCGATTCGCTTTGGTCACAGTCTTCAGTTTGTGGTTCTTCATTTTGTCTTTGGAGTCCTCTGAAGCTGCTGATA TTTGTTCAGTTCCTTCTAGCCCCATCAATTTTCCAGAAAACAACGAAGTGGATGACGTTGTGACAACAATCACCGTCGAGGCAGGAGTGACACTCGCCTTAAAGTCACCTTCAGACCCAGATTACCCATTTAGACTCGATGGAAACCAGTTGAGAGCTGCTAGAGTTCTGGACTACGAG acAACCTCGAGCTATGCAGTCGAGATTTTATgcacaaagacagaaacaggtCTTCTG tTTCCGCTTAACATCGTTGTCCTTCTGGAAAACATGAATGACAACCCCCCAGTCTTTGACCAGACTCTGTATCAAAAGGAGATCACTGAG CTGTCTCCCATAGGCTCCGCTGTGGGTCGTTTTGCTGCCACAGACCTCGACCAGCACTCGAGGCTCTACTACACCCTGACATCTGAACCT ACTGGATTTATACTGCAATCCCCTACAAACCCGGAAATCTTGGTGGATGCACATCTTGACTATGATACAGTTAAAGAATACCAGCTGAAGCTGGAAGTTCAG gacaCAGACTTTGCTTCGGCACCTGACGGGCCTTCGTTCAGTGCCACCACGACCATACAGATCACCTTATCCGATGGAGATAACAGACCCCCCTGGTTTCAGCCCTGCACAAAGTATGTTGTGGGCAGAGCTGTGATTTGTGAAAGTGCAGGATACACTGGAAGGGTCAACCTAAATGAGCAGGAG ACTGGAGTGTTATCTTTGAAACCAGGACCAGTAAACGCCATCGACGGAGACACTGGAATAAATGAGGAGATAACATATGGATTCCTGAGTG GGAATGATGATGGTCTGTTTGCAATCAACCCAAGCACAGGTGACATCACAATGCTGAGGTCAGCTGACGTACTCGGGGAAGTAAACCTGCTAGTCATG GCTGCTCAGAAGAATAACGTGGATCAGTTCGCCACCACCCAGGTGGTGATCAGTGTTCAGGTGAAGAGCCTGCATGTACCACAGTTTCAAAAGCCTCTTTATGAAGGCCTCATCACATCAATGGGCTCAGTGGCAGTAGACCAGGACAAAAAGGCTCTACAGATCCTGGCTACAGATGAAGACTATGCTGGCGTGCAG GGTATAAATCCTTACATCACGTATTCAGTTGAAGAAAACAATGACTTTGTCATCGTCAATGGATTCTTGTTCCTGATCAATGATGTTGAGGATAACACCTTTCATTTGACT GTTGTggcaaaagacacaacaaatGATGAAACAGCGACGGCACAGCTGGTCATGGAGGTTAAAATAG GTATCTCCACCAGCGCTTTGCCTCAGAGCACTACAGACATACCGACAACAACCCCAGGAGTCAACGTCAACACCG TCCCTCCTGGAGGCTTCAGAGTGGGGGACATGGCAGCACTCGGTGCAACCTTGGGGGTCCTTCTCTTGGTGTGTCTGGTTGTGATTGGGGTTCTTTTCCATCGCATGAAAAAGGATAAAGGCAACTGGAGGAAAATCTATGAGGCCAGCATGTTCAGGAGCTCA CTGGGAAACGGCCCGAGCGACCCGAAAGAGGCCATCCAGTACACCAATGAAGCCTTCCAGAGGGATGAGGGTGGAGACGGCGTGGACTCCGGTGGGCCAGCGGGGGGTCTGAACGCGAAGGCTGACGAACGACCAGCCCAGGGCTCTCATTATGACAAGATCATTTCTGCACGTCTGCAAAGCCTGCAGGCACAGGACACCAGTGACACGGACTCCCACAAGGCCGACAGTGAGAAGGAGGTCAAACCCATCCTGACCAAGGAGAGGCGCGGGGAGGACGGCTACAAGTCAGTGTGGTTTAAGGAGGACATTGACCCCAATGCCAAAGAGGAGGTGGTCATCATCCCAGACAACAACGAGCATGACAGCGAGGAGGAAGACAATAAACCCAGGATcagggatgatgatgatgatgaagaagaggGCACTTCTTACAAGAGGAAGGTGGGCTTTGCTGATGCTGATTTGGACAGTGGACTGGGGGTGAAGATAGGGGATCCAGGCGAGGACTCAGAGAGCGACAGAGCATCCAACACTAGTCTGTAA
- the cdhr5b gene encoding cadherin-related family member 5 isoform X2 — protein sequence MDGTSRFALVTVFSLWFFILSLESSEAADICSVPSSPINFPENNEVDDVVTTITVEAGVTLALKSPSDPDYPFRLDGNQLRAARVLDYETTSSYAVEILCTKTETGLLFPLNIVVLLENMNDNPPVFDQTLYQKEITELSPIGSAVGRFAATDLDQHSRLYYTLTSEPTGFILQSPTNPEILVDAHLDYDTVKEYQLKLEVQDTDFASAPDGPSFSATTTIQITLSDGDNRPPWFQPCTKYVVGRAVICESAGYTGRVNLNEQETGVLSLKPGPVNAIDGDTGINEEITYGFLSGNDDGLFAINPSTGDITMLRSADVLGEVNLLVMAAQKNNVDQFATTQVVISVQVKSLHVPQFQKPLYEGLITSMGSVAVDQDKKALQILATDEDYAGVQGINPYITYSVEENNDFVIVNGFLFLINDVEDNTFHLTVVAKDTTNDETATAQLVMEVKIVPPGGFRVGDMAALGATLGVLLLVCLVVIGVLFHRMKKDKGNWRKIYEASMFRSSLGNGPSDPKEAIQYTNEAFQRDEGGDGVDSGGPAGGLNAKADERPAQGSHYDKIISARLQSLQAQDTSDTDSHKADSEKEVKPILTKERRGEDGYKSVWFKEDIDPNAKEEVVIIPDNNEHDSEEEDNKPRIRDDDDDEEEGTSYKRKVGFADADLDSGLGVKIGDPGEDSESDRASNTSL from the exons ATGGACGGCACTTCGCGATTCGCTTTGGTCACAGTCTTCAGTTTGTGGTTCTTCATTTTGTCTTTGGAGTCCTCTGAAGCTGCTGATA TTTGTTCAGTTCCTTCTAGCCCCATCAATTTTCCAGAAAACAACGAAGTGGATGACGTTGTGACAACAATCACCGTCGAGGCAGGAGTGACACTCGCCTTAAAGTCACCTTCAGACCCAGATTACCCATTTAGACTCGATGGAAACCAGTTGAGAGCTGCTAGAGTTCTGGACTACGAG acAACCTCGAGCTATGCAGTCGAGATTTTATgcacaaagacagaaacaggtCTTCTG tTTCCGCTTAACATCGTTGTCCTTCTGGAAAACATGAATGACAACCCCCCAGTCTTTGACCAGACTCTGTATCAAAAGGAGATCACTGAG CTGTCTCCCATAGGCTCCGCTGTGGGTCGTTTTGCTGCCACAGACCTCGACCAGCACTCGAGGCTCTACTACACCCTGACATCTGAACCT ACTGGATTTATACTGCAATCCCCTACAAACCCGGAAATCTTGGTGGATGCACATCTTGACTATGATACAGTTAAAGAATACCAGCTGAAGCTGGAAGTTCAG gacaCAGACTTTGCTTCGGCACCTGACGGGCCTTCGTTCAGTGCCACCACGACCATACAGATCACCTTATCCGATGGAGATAACAGACCCCCCTGGTTTCAGCCCTGCACAAAGTATGTTGTGGGCAGAGCTGTGATTTGTGAAAGTGCAGGATACACTGGAAGGGTCAACCTAAATGAGCAGGAG ACTGGAGTGTTATCTTTGAAACCAGGACCAGTAAACGCCATCGACGGAGACACTGGAATAAATGAGGAGATAACATATGGATTCCTGAGTG GGAATGATGATGGTCTGTTTGCAATCAACCCAAGCACAGGTGACATCACAATGCTGAGGTCAGCTGACGTACTCGGGGAAGTAAACCTGCTAGTCATG GCTGCTCAGAAGAATAACGTGGATCAGTTCGCCACCACCCAGGTGGTGATCAGTGTTCAGGTGAAGAGCCTGCATGTACCACAGTTTCAAAAGCCTCTTTATGAAGGCCTCATCACATCAATGGGCTCAGTGGCAGTAGACCAGGACAAAAAGGCTCTACAGATCCTGGCTACAGATGAAGACTATGCTGGCGTGCAG GGTATAAATCCTTACATCACGTATTCAGTTGAAGAAAACAATGACTTTGTCATCGTCAATGGATTCTTGTTCCTGATCAATGATGTTGAGGATAACACCTTTCATTTGACT GTTGTggcaaaagacacaacaaatGATGAAACAGCGACGGCACAGCTGGTCATGGAGGTTAAAATAG TCCCTCCTGGAGGCTTCAGAGTGGGGGACATGGCAGCACTCGGTGCAACCTTGGGGGTCCTTCTCTTGGTGTGTCTGGTTGTGATTGGGGTTCTTTTCCATCGCATGAAAAAGGATAAAGGCAACTGGAGGAAAATCTATGAGGCCAGCATGTTCAGGAGCTCA CTGGGAAACGGCCCGAGCGACCCGAAAGAGGCCATCCAGTACACCAATGAAGCCTTCCAGAGGGATGAGGGTGGAGACGGCGTGGACTCCGGTGGGCCAGCGGGGGGTCTGAACGCGAAGGCTGACGAACGACCAGCCCAGGGCTCTCATTATGACAAGATCATTTCTGCACGTCTGCAAAGCCTGCAGGCACAGGACACCAGTGACACGGACTCCCACAAGGCCGACAGTGAGAAGGAGGTCAAACCCATCCTGACCAAGGAGAGGCGCGGGGAGGACGGCTACAAGTCAGTGTGGTTTAAGGAGGACATTGACCCCAATGCCAAAGAGGAGGTGGTCATCATCCCAGACAACAACGAGCATGACAGCGAGGAGGAAGACAATAAACCCAGGATcagggatgatgatgatgatgaagaagaggGCACTTCTTACAAGAGGAAGGTGGGCTTTGCTGATGCTGATTTGGACAGTGGACTGGGGGTGAAGATAGGGGATCCAGGCGAGGACTCAGAGAGCGACAGAGCATCCAACACTAGTCTGTAA
- the cdhr5b gene encoding cadherin-related family member 5 isoform X3, whose amino-acid sequence MNDNPPVFDQTLYQKEITELSPIGSAVGRFAATDLDQHSRLYYTLTSEPTGFILQSPTNPEILVDAHLDYDTVKEYQLKLEVQDTDFASAPDGPSFSATTTIQITLSDGDNRPPWFQPCTKYVVGRAVICESAGYTGRVNLNEQETGVLSLKPGPVNAIDGDTGINEEITYGFLSGNDDGLFAINPSTGDITMLRSADVLGEVNLLVMAAQKNNVDQFATTQVVISVQVKSLHVPQFQKPLYEGLITSMGSVAVDQDKKALQILATDEDYAGVQGINPYITYSVEENNDFVIVNGFLFLINDVEDNTFHLTVVAKDTTNDETATAQLVMEVKIGISTSALPQSTTDIPTTTPGVNVNTVPPGGFRVGDMAALGATLGVLLLVCLVVIGVLFHRMKKDKGNWRKIYEASMFRSSLGNGPSDPKEAIQYTNEAFQRDEGGDGVDSGGPAGGLNAKADERPAQGSHYDKIISARLQSLQAQDTSDTDSHKADSEKEVKPILTKERRGEDGYKSVWFKEDIDPNAKEEVVIIPDNNEHDSEEEDNKPRIRDDDDDEEEGTSYKRKVGFADADLDSGLGVKIGDPGEDSESDRASNTSL is encoded by the exons ATGAATGACAACCCCCCAGTCTTTGACCAGACTCTGTATCAAAAGGAGATCACTGAG CTGTCTCCCATAGGCTCCGCTGTGGGTCGTTTTGCTGCCACAGACCTCGACCAGCACTCGAGGCTCTACTACACCCTGACATCTGAACCT ACTGGATTTATACTGCAATCCCCTACAAACCCGGAAATCTTGGTGGATGCACATCTTGACTATGATACAGTTAAAGAATACCAGCTGAAGCTGGAAGTTCAG gacaCAGACTTTGCTTCGGCACCTGACGGGCCTTCGTTCAGTGCCACCACGACCATACAGATCACCTTATCCGATGGAGATAACAGACCCCCCTGGTTTCAGCCCTGCACAAAGTATGTTGTGGGCAGAGCTGTGATTTGTGAAAGTGCAGGATACACTGGAAGGGTCAACCTAAATGAGCAGGAG ACTGGAGTGTTATCTTTGAAACCAGGACCAGTAAACGCCATCGACGGAGACACTGGAATAAATGAGGAGATAACATATGGATTCCTGAGTG GGAATGATGATGGTCTGTTTGCAATCAACCCAAGCACAGGTGACATCACAATGCTGAGGTCAGCTGACGTACTCGGGGAAGTAAACCTGCTAGTCATG GCTGCTCAGAAGAATAACGTGGATCAGTTCGCCACCACCCAGGTGGTGATCAGTGTTCAGGTGAAGAGCCTGCATGTACCACAGTTTCAAAAGCCTCTTTATGAAGGCCTCATCACATCAATGGGCTCAGTGGCAGTAGACCAGGACAAAAAGGCTCTACAGATCCTGGCTACAGATGAAGACTATGCTGGCGTGCAG GGTATAAATCCTTACATCACGTATTCAGTTGAAGAAAACAATGACTTTGTCATCGTCAATGGATTCTTGTTCCTGATCAATGATGTTGAGGATAACACCTTTCATTTGACT GTTGTggcaaaagacacaacaaatGATGAAACAGCGACGGCACAGCTGGTCATGGAGGTTAAAATAG GTATCTCCACCAGCGCTTTGCCTCAGAGCACTACAGACATACCGACAACAACCCCAGGAGTCAACGTCAACACCG TCCCTCCTGGAGGCTTCAGAGTGGGGGACATGGCAGCACTCGGTGCAACCTTGGGGGTCCTTCTCTTGGTGTGTCTGGTTGTGATTGGGGTTCTTTTCCATCGCATGAAAAAGGATAAAGGCAACTGGAGGAAAATCTATGAGGCCAGCATGTTCAGGAGCTCA CTGGGAAACGGCCCGAGCGACCCGAAAGAGGCCATCCAGTACACCAATGAAGCCTTCCAGAGGGATGAGGGTGGAGACGGCGTGGACTCCGGTGGGCCAGCGGGGGGTCTGAACGCGAAGGCTGACGAACGACCAGCCCAGGGCTCTCATTATGACAAGATCATTTCTGCACGTCTGCAAAGCCTGCAGGCACAGGACACCAGTGACACGGACTCCCACAAGGCCGACAGTGAGAAGGAGGTCAAACCCATCCTGACCAAGGAGAGGCGCGGGGAGGACGGCTACAAGTCAGTGTGGTTTAAGGAGGACATTGACCCCAATGCCAAAGAGGAGGTGGTCATCATCCCAGACAACAACGAGCATGACAGCGAGGAGGAAGACAATAAACCCAGGATcagggatgatgatgatgatgaagaagaggGCACTTCTTACAAGAGGAAGGTGGGCTTTGCTGATGCTGATTTGGACAGTGGACTGGGGGTGAAGATAGGGGATCCAGGCGAGGACTCAGAGAGCGACAGAGCATCCAACACTAGTCTGTAA